The genome window CAAAAAACGCAAAAGTGTACTTAAATAATGAGTATCTGGGAGAAGCACCATTAGAGATCTGGGTTGAAAATCACAAATTGGACAAGGAAAATCTGATTGAAATAAAAAGTGAAGGCTTCGAAACAGCTAAAATTGATTTAGACCTCAAAACTGATGCTGCCTATTTTATTGCTGATATGGTATCTATTGTTGGTTTAGGTATTGATTACTATACCGGAGCTATTTACAAACCCAAACCGGGAAATATTAAGTATAAACTCAGGGAAGCAGAAAGTGAAACCGGTTACTAGTTGCTAGTTGCTGGTTACTGGTTACTGGTTACTGGTTGCTATAAAATCTAAACACAAAAAAATGAAAAAATTAATACTTTTCTATATTATACTAATGTCTTCGATTGCTGTAAATGCCCAGATGACATTAGAACAAATAAAAGCAGACAAAAACTACGGTTGGTTTCAGCATTTCGAGGCTATAGCGCGTTACGGCGGGATAATGGCTCATCACGAAGAAATGGTTGATATGACATCTCACCCTTTCCAGGCATTGGAATTAAGAATAGGATGGCAATCGTATGGAACAGAAGATTTTCATCAAAAATTGAATTATCCAACATACGGAATTGGAGTATATTCCTCAAGGTTTCACACGAAAGAGATTGGAAATCCCAGTGCTATTTTTGGTTTCATAGACTTCCCTGTTTGGAGAAGAGACAATAAAGACAAACTGGATGTAAGTTTAGGGGTAGGATTATCTTATGAATTTAACCCCTATGACCAAAGCGAAAACCCCGGCAATATCGCAATCGGTTCTCTGGTAAATGTATATTTTGATTT of Bacteroidota bacterium contains these proteins:
- a CDS encoding PEGA domain-containing protein, whose product is MKRLIPLFVIAFTLLTGCATVFTPNKSRLTVYNGYPKNAKVYLNNEYLGEAPLEIWVENHKLDKENLIEIKSEGFETAKIDLDLKTDAAYFIADMVSIVGLGIDYYTGAIYKPKPGNIKYKLREAESETGY